TCACCTTAAATCCTCATTTTCCAGTTCTGTCTTCTTTCCTCAAGCCATGCATGCTCCCTGGCTTCAGCTATCTCTGTGTGCTGAGGGCTCCTGGATCCCACTCCCTCTCCATACCACCCCACTTCTAGATTCAGACACCTCTACTTGACCCTGTCATCCTTTCCCAGTCCTTCTGCACGCTCAGTGAGTGGCAAAGCTGAAGCTGGGACTCAACCTTGACTCTTTCCTTTCCCGCAATTCCCATTTCCAATAAGCCACCAAGCCCTGCCAATTTCCTTAATAATTCTCCTGTCAGTCCTCATTCTCCTTTCCCATTGACAAGCCCCAGCTTCTTTTGACCCATTATTGTAATAGACTCCTCTCTGTTCTCCTTGCCTCCAGAATAGTCAAGAGAATCATCTTTGTAAAATTCAAACATGATTCCCTCACTCCTTAGCTTAAAATCAGTGCCACATCACCTTTTGGATGAAGGTTGGCCCACAAGGTCAAGtaatatagtggttaagtatgTGGGCTCTGGAACCAGGTTGCTAGGATTTATATACGAGCtttgctacttactagctgtgtaattTGGGCTACTTATggaacctccctgtgcctcagggcCTACATCTGTAAATCggtaattgttatggattgaattgtatccccccaaaatgtgtgtcaacttggctaggccatgattcccagtattgtgtgactgtccaccattttgtgatccgatgtgaatttcctatgtgttgtaaatcctacctctatgatgttaataaggcaggattagaggcagttatgttaatgaggcaggactcaatctacaagattaggttgtgtcttgagtcaatgtcttttgagatataaaagagggaagcaaggatggggacagGTGGGGAgggcgacctcataccaccaagaaagcagagctgaatcctttggacctgaggttcctgtgctgagaagctcctaggccagggaaaggctgatgacaaggaccttctcccagaactaaCAGAAAGAGACTTCTAGAGCTGGCACTAGCCACATGGGGCTAtcccaataaattttttaaaaaaatttcagtttCTCAGTCCCACtatccacatttcaagtgttcaatagcCAGATGAAGCTAGCTGGCTACCATATTAGacatagacaatatggaatatttccatcatcagagaaagttctattggatagTGCTGGTCCAGAGGTTGAAGCCTGGTGTACTGTATTGCCATCAtggttatttttttcatttttaaattgaagaCCAACATTTAGAATTGAAATAAGAAGCTGGATTTCTGGTCtctcagaaaaaacaaacaagcaaggaaTCTGGCAACATTGGACTCAGTTTCCCTTAAGACAACTGATTGAAGCTGAGTAGCTGCTGATCTACTACCCCTCCTCCCACAAGCCCCTACACACATTTCGGAATGGCAGTGGCTCTCCTGGGCTTTGACCTCAAGGGAACTTCATTTATTTGTTGTATTCGTTTTGTTCTAGTAGGAGAGACATAATAAATGAGTATAGTAATAAATCAAATGATTACAAATTATAGTCAGGACTGATGAGAGGTAAGAGTCTGGTGGCTAAAAGCTCAGATTTTTAAGTCAGACTGGGGTTTGCTTAACAGCACTgggtatggtttggttttggtgctgtCATCAGTTACAGGCTCTGTGACCTCAGGCAGGTAAATACACTgctctgtgcctcggttttctATCTGCCTCATAGatgttgttgtcaagtgctgttgagtcagctctgactcatagtgatcctatctacaacagaatgagatgtcgttcagtcctgtgccatcctcacagtattagatatgtttaagcccattgtgtcaatccatgtccctgaagatcttcctcttttttgctgaccctccactttaccaagtatgatgttcttttccagggattggtcacgcctgataacatgcccaaagtaagcaagacaaagtctcgccatccttgcttctaaggagcattctggctgtacttcttccaagacagatttgtttgtccttccgtcagtccatggtatattcaatgagcagttctactctgtcctatatggttgctatgcgttggaatcattGGGGTTGGTTTTTGGCTATagtgtgtacatatgtatttttttttaacggaaggataaaccaaaaactaatAAAATGGTTTACCTGAGATGGAGGGTGGAGGGTACACGAATGGAGGCCTGACTTCTctcaatgtacttttttttttggtagatttcaCTATGCAACCACATAAATGTTTAACATAATtacagaacaaaattaaaatcaaaatttACAAAGCAATCCATATAAACTTAGAATTATTTTGTCGATATCTACAAAATAGCTTGTTGTTGGAAGGTGTGTTGGTTTAaactttgtattttaaaatgatttatagAAAAACTGCAAAAGTACTACAAGGAATTctcatgtgttttatttttttcacccaGACATTGTTTTATCTTTGTCTATCTATCTGTACATACACGCCAGTGTCCCAAACCCGGCGTGGCAGTGGCAGCGGTCTCCAGTGGTGGGTCATCCGGCGCACCGTAGCCGGGGCTGGGGGCTAGGTCGTTCCCTGTGTGAGCATCTGGGGACGAGGGGCTGTCCCCGGGCTAGAGCAGGCCGGGTTTCTGCTCGCCCGCCCGGCCGGGTAGATTCGGCGGTGCCAGGCCACGCCACACGGCACAGTCTCAGGGGCAGACGGCTCTGCTGCCATCGAGGAGCTGCCAGTCAACTCAGTTCCGACTCGCGACCACCTGCAGCGGATCTCGGACCCACGCTGCCCTGGAAGCCCCTGGCGGCTCGAGAATTTACTGCTCTCGCGAGATTTCTAGAGAACGTGGCCCAGCGCCTATTTACGCAGTTGCCAAGGCAACTGGGCGGTGCCAGCGCGGGAGGGGAGGAGGAATACGAGTTTCTCCGCGCTGGTGGGCGCGGGCGGGCGGTGCGGGGACCTCAGGACCCACTGAGAGCTTCCAGCTTCAGAGACCACGGCCTTTGCTCTGGCCAGTGCCCCTGCCCCCGGGGGCCATGGGCCGGGTCTCCGGATTCGTGCCCTCTCGCTTCCTGACGCTCCTGGCACATCTGGTTATCGTCATCACTTTATTCTGGTCCCGGGTAAGACCTACGGCCGCCCGCTTGTCACCCCTAGCCCCACCTAGGATAGTCCCAGTCCTACCCCGCCCCTTCCCTAGGACTTTCTGACATCGGCCCTTTCGGGGGTTCCCCCATCCCCCGCCGCCTCACGCCGGACCCGCAGCCGGCCCCTTTTTCACACTTTTGTTCCTCTCTGCCCGGCTCCCCAGGACAGCAACATCCAGGCCTGCCTGCCTCTCACATTCACCCCCGAGGAGTACGAGAAGCAGGATGTTCAGTGAGCTCTTTGTGCGGGATGGTCAGAATGAAGCGGTGGTCGGAGTGGAGGGGTCTTAGAAAAAAGCCTCAAGGGCTGAGCCAGCACCCTTCCTCTTTACAGGCTGGTGGCAGCTCTCTCTGTCACCCTGGGCCTCTTTGCAGTGGAGTTGGCCGGTTTCTTCTCAGGAGTTTCCATGTTCAACAGCACCCAGAGCCTCATCTGTATCCTTTCCACCTGCACACCTTTCCCACACGGCCCATTTCCAGCCGCCTGACTAGGCTTTTCTGGCGCAATAGTGTTTGTCCTAAGGCACAGACAAAATCTTTCCAGTTGGGAGATCTTCTTAGACAGACAGTATGAGGGATTTAATACAGTCTTCATTAATGTGTTAAGTCCCTGCTATACACCAGACACTGGAGATCCAGAAAGGGGGGTAAAACATCTCTACCTTGAAGGTAATGCAATACAACCAGCACTACACTGTAGGATTGTGGAAGGGTATAAAGCAATATGGGGACTCAGAGAAGACAAAGGAAGTGAGGGACATGGATCAGGAGAGCGGCTTGACACCTGAATTGTGGGCCAGGAGTCCCAGGGAGGTGGAGGGGGATTCCAGCTAACAGCATCAGGCTGCTGTGAGCATGCCTGTGTGGCCTGGGGGTAGGTGGGGAACCTGCTCTTACCTCACCTGGAGGGTTCAGGCTGCCCCCTAATGATTGGGTGGGAGTAGCCTGGGATCCCAGGTGTGCAGCCTCACCTCTGGCTTCTACTCAGAAGGCTGTTCTACAACTCAGAAGGCTTCAGGCTCTGATCTTGCAGTGTGGTGAGGCAGCTAGAGATTAACCTGAGCACAGGTGCCAGCCCCACCACGGGCTTTTTCTGGCCCATCACTACCTGCCATCCCAAGGCTTTCCTTGACTCTAGGGTGTGCCCAAGCCATCGGGGCACACTGTAGTGCATCCGTGGCCCTATCCTTCTTCATATTTGAGCGTTGGGAGTGCACCACGTACTGGTACATTTTTGTCTTCTGCAGGTAAGGTATTTGGGAATGGGAGAGGAAGGTTTACCTCAAATCTGAAGGTGTCCTCCATGTGTGAGATGCCAGATCCACTCAACATCCTGAAATATTCCCCACTGCATGCTGGCGGTGGGGTCTCTGGTTTGGGGATTTGGGTATTTTTATTAAGGGTCCTTGAATCCACCACCTACCTCCCACAGCGCCCTCCCAGCGGTCACTGAAATGGCATTATTCGTCACCGTCTTTGGACTGAAAAAGAAACCTTTGTGATCACCTTAATGACGGGAATGGAGGGGCAAAGGCTGGAGCAACAGGAGCAGGAAGGCATAGACTTCCGTCCTCGCCCTGCACCTGCATCTAGAGGAGGATGTCAGCGTTGGCATGATTATCTTCCGCGTCTAGGATTATTCACGTCTTATGTAgtattttgtaataaaatatatttttaataagatCAAGACTTGTGTTAAAAATTTCAAACAACATCACCCCTGAGGAATGtactcccttaaaaaaaatcaaccagaTGAGACTATCATTTACCCAAAAGTAAAGGtgagaatactgacacattgtgaacattgtaaccaatatcacggaacaatttgtataaaaattgtcaaatggggacctaatttgctgtgtaaactttcacctaaaacataataaaatatatttttaaaagagttaTAAAAATTTCAAGGGAGATTTGGGGTGGCCAAGCTACTGAAGAAACGGAAGACTGTTTTCCAGCCTTGCAGACTGTATGATAGTAaaaaaaacccggtgccgtcgagtcgattcctatagcgaccctgtaggacagagtgtaactgccccatagagtttccaaggagcgcctggcagtaagtaccttttattttggttattacgGTAGACATCTGGCGGAAGGGAGTGGGTGGGGATATGTAAATAAGGGGATGCCACTGTTCCGGCTCAGCAAGTGATTACGCGGAGCATTCTGGGAAGAGTTGATTTATTCTTTTTTCGGAAGCgaatgaaaaaaagtatatttaaaaatccACAAAGAAAGATTGCTACAGAAACGGAGGAGCCTTAAATAACGTTAGGTAGCTTCAGCGAATGAGTTTTACGCTCACCCTAGGTGTAAGCGCAATTTTTTTCATTGAGTGCGGAGTGGGTAAGGTTTTCAGGTTATCGTCAGTAAGGTTAATCCTTACCTGTTTCTCCTTTTGGAGAGCAGATTTAAAATGATGATTTGGAGCTCGCATGATCCGTGATTAACGTTTCCGCGTAATCAGGACCAGCAACATCCTGATTGCTCCTATCTGATTTTACTGGCGATcacttctttcagtttttgttatgaaaaaaagttttagtgttttatgtttttcgttgttttgtattttttaagaaattttatttttggctGCGCGTTGTATTGCTTACCGGATAGTCTTATGAAAAGAGTGGTAAGTTTACTCTGTGAACTGCGTGTAACGAGATCCTCGTGTAGGTATGTGAGGGCTGTATTCAGCTTGCTCATGGTTCAGAACGGGATCTCGACTTCTGTATGTGTATActctgtgtatgtttgtgtgcgtGGGCGTATTAACTCTCCATCGTGGACTTTTTAAATGCTGACGATTGAATGCAGAAATGACTGTAAACAATTTTAGCAAAATGAGATGAACTGAACTATAAGATTTTTAATGGGTATGGGATagtaagatttttactatataccacgtttactacaaaaagaatattccatatATTCTACAAcgaagaaaatgagtcagtgaacttagttgttcaACGATTaaagtaaaattctgttgatctcccacaatgaaGAATTGactcaccaattttgctttaaatggctcatcACTCAAATCTGACATTTGctttgtaataaatgctataa
The window above is part of the Elephas maximus indicus isolate mEleMax1 chromosome 19, mEleMax1 primary haplotype, whole genome shotgun sequence genome. Proteins encoded here:
- the TMEM107 gene encoding transmembrane protein 107, which gives rise to MGRVSGFVPSRFLTLLAHLVIVITLFWSRDSNIQACLPLTFTPEEYEKQDVQLVAALSVTLGLFAVELAGFFSGVSMFNSTQSLISIGAHCSASVALSFFIFERWECTTYWYIFVFCSALPAVTEMALFVTVFGLKKKPL